From a region of the Citricoccus muralis genome:
- a CDS encoding alkaline phosphatase PhoX, with protein sequence MTASQTHEVTNVGRRTLLAAGGTLSAAAALTALMGNTAHAAEGRRRGDDTMQATNNGGYGPLQPAPGGELLLPAGFGYVAFGHTGTPMSDGTPTPGMHDGMAAFPGENGMINLVRNHEQSQGEAFGANSYDSSAAGGTTNLVFDPQKMELVSTYPSLTGTIRNCAGGPTPWGSWLSCEETFSGLNVDRPHGYVFEVPSDATSPVDPVPLKAMGRFTHEAVAIDPQTGIVYETEDRGTSGFYRFLPNDREDLTAGGRLQMMAIKGRPQYDTRSGQRVGKPMPVDWVDIADPDPDSTDSLAVFNQGLEQGGAVFDRLEGAWYGDGSVYINSTSGGDAGLGQVWEYRPRGNSGGQLVLVYESTDPDVLQSPDNICVSPNSGGLVLCEDGGGKDLLRGVTTNGQIFDLAELSDSNTSELAGATFSPDGRILFFNVQTPGITYAVTGPWENGAL encoded by the coding sequence ATGACCGCATCCCAGACACATGAGGTGACCAACGTCGGCCGCCGCACGCTCCTCGCCGCCGGGGGAACGCTCAGCGCGGCAGCCGCTCTGACGGCGCTGATGGGCAACACTGCCCACGCCGCGGAGGGTCGCCGCCGCGGCGATGACACCATGCAGGCAACGAACAACGGCGGCTACGGTCCGCTGCAGCCTGCCCCCGGAGGCGAACTGCTCCTGCCTGCCGGGTTCGGCTATGTGGCCTTCGGCCACACCGGCACGCCGATGAGCGACGGTACGCCCACTCCCGGCATGCACGATGGCATGGCAGCCTTCCCCGGCGAGAACGGAATGATCAACCTGGTGCGCAACCACGAGCAGTCCCAGGGCGAGGCCTTCGGCGCCAACAGCTACGACTCATCCGCGGCCGGCGGCACGACGAACCTGGTCTTCGATCCGCAGAAGATGGAATTGGTGAGCACTTATCCGTCGCTGACCGGCACCATTCGCAACTGTGCCGGCGGCCCGACCCCGTGGGGATCCTGGTTGTCCTGTGAGGAGACCTTCTCCGGCCTGAACGTGGACCGCCCCCACGGCTACGTGTTCGAGGTGCCCTCAGACGCCACCTCGCCGGTCGACCCCGTCCCGCTGAAGGCCATGGGCCGTTTCACCCACGAGGCCGTTGCCATCGATCCGCAAACCGGGATCGTCTACGAGACAGAGGACCGGGGCACCTCCGGCTTCTATCGCTTCCTGCCGAACGACCGCGAGGACCTGACCGCCGGAGGCCGACTGCAGATGATGGCGATCAAGGGCCGGCCCCAATACGACACCCGCTCCGGCCAGAGAGTCGGCAAGCCGATGCCCGTCGACTGGGTGGACATCGCCGATCCGGACCCGGACAGCACCGACTCCCTGGCCGTGTTCAACCAGGGCCTCGAGCAGGGCGGCGCGGTCTTCGATCGGTTGGAAGGTGCCTGGTACGGGGACGGATCCGTCTACATCAACTCCACCAGCGGTGGAGACGCCGGTCTCGGCCAGGTGTGGGAGTACCGGCCCCGCGGCAACTCCGGTGGCCAGCTCGTGCTCGTCTACGAATCCACCGATCCTGACGTCCTCCAGAGCCCGGACAACATCTGCGTCTCCCCGAACAGTGGAGGCCTGGTGCTGTGTGAGGACGGCGGAGGAAAAGACCTGCTGCGCGGGGTCACCACGAATGGCCAGATCTTCGACCTGGCGGAGCTGAGCGACTCCAACACGAGTGAGCTGGCCGGTGCGACCTTCAGCCCCGACGGCCGGATCCTGTTCTTCAACGTCCAGACCCCCGGCATCACCTACGCCGTCACCGGCCCCTGGGAGAACGGCGCCCTCTAA
- a CDS encoding MFS transporter, whose amino-acid sequence MSTDLSQDSSTPDPGTGTVHVKDDGTKELGVPRSRVVIASLMGTTIEFYDFYVYATAAVSVFPLIFFAAGDEGAALLASMATFGAAFVARPIGSILFGHYGDRVGRKATLIGSLLTMGIATFLIGLLPTYYQIGLWAPALLTILRFCQGLGLGGEWSGAALLATETAAKGKRAWAAMWPQLGAPIGFLLANGLFLILTLSFNHDSTNPDMDGAFLTWVWRMPFLLSLVMVAVGLYVRMRLQETPVFQRAVDNDERVKAPLGEVFRKNWKELILGTFIMLATYVLFYLMTTWILSYSISSPDASGLGVPYADFLVLQLIGILFFAAFVPVAGWLADKFGRKPTLIVITILLILFGLTFGWWLSAGSIGQGNDLNTTQMMIFLIVGMALMGLTFGPMSAVLPELFPTNTRYTGSGIAYNVSSILGAALTPFVAQWLVLNFSVAHVGYYLSFASVLTLIALIIAPETKTKSLDSASEGISTEAVSAP is encoded by the coding sequence ATGTCCACTGACCTGTCCCAAGACAGCTCAACCCCGGATCCCGGGACCGGCACGGTCCATGTCAAGGACGACGGCACCAAGGAACTGGGCGTCCCCCGGTCCCGCGTGGTGATCGCGTCCCTGATGGGCACCACGATCGAGTTCTACGACTTCTACGTCTACGCCACGGCGGCGGTCTCGGTCTTCCCGCTGATCTTCTTCGCCGCCGGTGACGAGGGCGCGGCCCTGCTGGCCTCCATGGCCACCTTCGGCGCGGCCTTCGTGGCCCGCCCCATCGGCTCGATCCTGTTCGGCCACTACGGTGACCGCGTCGGACGCAAGGCCACCTTGATCGGCTCCCTGCTCACCATGGGCATTGCCACGTTCCTCATCGGCCTGCTGCCGACGTACTACCAGATCGGCCTGTGGGCTCCGGCCCTGCTGACCATCTTGCGCTTCTGCCAGGGCCTGGGGCTCGGCGGCGAGTGGTCCGGCGCTGCCCTGCTGGCCACCGAGACCGCAGCCAAGGGCAAGCGCGCCTGGGCGGCGATGTGGCCCCAGCTCGGCGCCCCCATCGGATTCCTGCTGGCCAACGGCCTCTTCCTGATCCTGACCCTCAGCTTCAACCACGACTCCACGAACCCGGACATGGACGGCGCCTTCCTGACCTGGGTGTGGCGCATGCCCTTCCTGCTGTCCCTGGTGATGGTGGCCGTGGGCCTCTACGTCCGGATGCGCCTGCAGGAGACTCCGGTCTTCCAGCGCGCTGTGGACAATGACGAGCGCGTCAAGGCCCCATTGGGCGAGGTGTTCCGGAAGAACTGGAAGGAGCTCATCCTGGGCACCTTCATCATGCTGGCCACCTATGTGCTCTTCTACCTGATGACCACGTGGATCCTCTCCTACTCCATCAGCTCCCCGGATGCCAGCGGCCTGGGCGTGCCCTACGCGGACTTCCTCGTGCTGCAGCTGATCGGCATCCTGTTCTTCGCCGCCTTCGTGCCCGTGGCCGGCTGGCTGGCGGACAAGTTCGGCCGCAAGCCCACGCTGATCGTCATCACCATCCTGCTGATCCTCTTCGGCCTGACCTTCGGCTGGTGGCTCAGCGCCGGCTCGATCGGCCAGGGCAATGACCTGAACACCACGCAGATGATGATCTTCCTGATCGTCGGCATGGCCCTCATGGGCTTGACCTTCGGCCCCATGTCCGCCGTGCTGCCGGAGCTGTTCCCCACGAACACGCGGTACACCGGCTCGGGCATCGCCTACAACGTGTCCTCGATCCTCGGCGCCGCCCTGACCCCGTTCGTGGCCCAGTGGCTCGTGCTGAACTTCTCTGTGGCCCACGTCGGCTACTACCTGTCCTTCGCCTCCGTGCTCACGCTGATCGCCCTGATCATCGCTCCTGAGACCAAGACGAAGTCGCTGGATTCGGCGTCGGAAGGGATCTCCACGGAAGCCGTCTCCGCACCGTAG
- a CDS encoding acetyl/propionyl/methylcrotonyl-CoA carboxylase subunit alpha: MSQPTPTATTAPRPFSRVLVANRGEIAVRIIRAAHDEGLTAVAVYAEPDRESLHVRMADDAIALGGASAADSYLVVDKILDAAGASGADAIHPGYGFLSENADFARAVEAAGLVWIGPPAGAIEQLGDKVSARHLAQKVGAPLVPGTADPVANADEVFAFADTHGLPLAIKAAHGGGGRGIKVVRSRDDIPEMFDSAVREATAAFGRGECFVERFLDAPRHVETQCLADAAGNVVVVSTRDCSLQRRNQKLVEEAPAPFLTAEQQQRLYESSKALLVEAGYVGAGTCEFLVGTDGTISFLEVNTRLQVEHPVSEEVTGLDLVREQFRIARGEELGYNDPEVRGHSFEFRINGEDAGKNFMPSPGTLTRFRLPSGPGVRVDVGVEEGETITGAFDSMMAKLIVTGATREQALQRSRRALAEMQVAGMPTVLPFHRAVVSDPAFAPEDGTPFTVHTRWIETGFENTIAPFAGTPGGPGDSEEDHEDRRSVTVEVNGKRVEVTLPAILGAISTVATGAKAGSRRRKSRGTRGATASGANGDTLTSPMQGTIVKVAAGVGDAVAEGDLIVVLEAMKMEQPLTAHKSGTITELSAEVGATVTAGAPIAAIAD, from the coding sequence ATGTCCCAGCCGACGCCGACCGCCACCACCGCACCCCGCCCCTTCTCGCGGGTGCTCGTGGCCAACCGCGGGGAGATTGCCGTCCGCATCATCCGCGCGGCACATGACGAGGGACTCACCGCCGTGGCCGTCTACGCGGAGCCGGACCGCGAATCCCTGCACGTGCGCATGGCGGATGACGCCATCGCCCTGGGCGGGGCCTCGGCCGCTGACTCCTACCTGGTGGTGGACAAGATCCTCGACGCCGCCGGGGCCTCCGGCGCAGATGCCATCCACCCTGGCTACGGCTTCCTGTCCGAGAACGCCGATTTCGCCCGCGCGGTCGAGGCTGCCGGCCTGGTGTGGATCGGCCCTCCGGCCGGCGCCATCGAGCAGCTGGGGGACAAGGTCTCCGCGCGCCACCTGGCCCAGAAGGTCGGCGCCCCCCTGGTGCCCGGCACCGCCGACCCCGTGGCGAACGCGGACGAGGTCTTCGCCTTCGCCGACACCCACGGACTCCCCCTGGCCATCAAGGCCGCCCACGGTGGCGGAGGCCGCGGCATCAAGGTGGTCCGCAGCCGCGACGACATCCCCGAGATGTTCGACTCCGCGGTCCGTGAGGCCACCGCTGCCTTCGGCCGTGGTGAGTGCTTCGTGGAGCGTTTCCTGGACGCCCCGCGGCACGTGGAGACCCAGTGCCTGGCCGATGCGGCGGGGAATGTGGTGGTGGTGTCCACCCGCGACTGCTCCCTGCAGCGCCGCAACCAGAAGCTTGTCGAGGAGGCCCCGGCGCCCTTCCTGACGGCCGAACAGCAGCAACGACTGTACGAATCCTCCAAGGCACTGCTGGTGGAGGCCGGCTACGTGGGCGCGGGCACCTGCGAGTTCCTCGTGGGCACCGACGGCACCATCTCCTTCCTCGAGGTCAACACGCGCCTGCAGGTGGAGCACCCCGTCTCTGAGGAGGTCACCGGCCTGGACCTGGTGCGCGAGCAGTTCCGCATCGCCCGTGGTGAGGAGCTGGGCTACAACGACCCCGAGGTCCGCGGCCACTCCTTCGAGTTCCGCATCAACGGTGAGGATGCCGGCAAGAACTTCATGCCCTCCCCCGGCACCCTGACCCGCTTCCGACTGCCTTCCGGCCCGGGCGTGCGCGTGGACGTCGGCGTGGAGGAGGGCGAAACCATCACCGGCGCCTTCGACTCCATGATGGCCAAGCTCATCGTCACCGGCGCCACCCGCGAACAGGCCCTGCAGCGCTCCCGCCGCGCCCTGGCCGAGATGCAGGTCGCCGGCATGCCCACCGTTCTGCCGTTCCACCGTGCCGTGGTGTCTGATCCGGCCTTCGCACCGGAGGACGGCACCCCGTTCACCGTGCACACCCGGTGGATCGAGACCGGCTTCGAGAACACCATCGCCCCGTTCGCCGGGACCCCGGGGGGCCCTGGTGACTCCGAGGAGGATCACGAGGACCGCCGCTCCGTGACCGTGGAGGTCAACGGCAAGCGGGTCGAGGTCACCCTGCCCGCCATCCTCGGCGCCATCTCCACCGTGGCCACCGGCGCCAAGGCCGGCTCCCGCCGCCGCAAGTCCCGCGGCACCCGGGGCGCCACCGCCAGCGGAGCCAACGGGGACACCCTGACGTCACCGATGCAGGGCACGATCGTCAAGGTCGCGGCCGGCGTCGGGGATGCCGTGGCCGAAGGCGACCTGATCGTGGTGCTTGAGGCGATGAAGATGGAACAGCCCCTGACCGCGCACAAGTCCGGGACCATCACCGAGCTCAGCGCCGAGGTGGGCGCCACAGTCACCGCGGGTGCGCCGATCGCCGCCATAGCGGACTAA
- a CDS encoding MFS transporter: MAPTQTTEATAAASGLATPEGSERPGQSPVPARTARLAIFALAIGAFGIGTAEFATMGLLPYIAEGFGATITEASHAVSLYAIGVVIGAPLIAALTARMERRLLLLVLAALFVIGSIGSTLAPSLPLMLVSRFITGLPHGAFLGIGAVVASTLVAPHRRATAMARVILGLTVANIVGVPAAAALGAQFGWRTAYGMVALIGMLTLVAVFVLVPRSKPGLAPSIRGELRTLKRPQVILTLVAGSIGFGGMFAVYTFISPTMTDLTGLPESAVPWVLVCYGVGMTLGSLIAGPLVDRSIEKSALLGVASLGLVLLVFAALAHVPAIAIACVLLLGVAGSLFTTALQVRLLRESGDAPSVSAAMNHAAFNFANALGAFLGAVVVDAGLGYRSPALLGTVLTVVGLAVMIVAVVTRRRAQTGAALSPVQ, from the coding sequence ATGGCCCCCACCCAGACCACCGAGGCGACTGCCGCCGCGTCCGGCCTGGCAACGCCCGAGGGCTCCGAGCGCCCCGGGCAGTCACCGGTTCCCGCGAGGACCGCGCGGCTGGCCATCTTCGCCCTGGCGATCGGCGCGTTCGGCATCGGCACGGCCGAGTTCGCCACCATGGGCCTGCTGCCGTACATCGCCGAGGGATTCGGCGCCACCATCACCGAGGCGAGCCACGCGGTGTCCCTCTACGCGATCGGCGTGGTCATCGGCGCACCGCTCATCGCCGCCCTGACCGCCCGGATGGAACGCCGGCTCCTGCTGCTGGTGCTGGCCGCTCTGTTCGTCATCGGCAGCATCGGTTCCACCCTGGCACCGTCGCTGCCGTTGATGCTGGTCTCCCGCTTCATCACCGGGCTGCCCCACGGGGCCTTCCTCGGCATCGGTGCCGTGGTCGCCTCCACGCTGGTGGCCCCACATCGCCGGGCCACCGCCATGGCGAGGGTCATCCTCGGGCTGACCGTGGCCAACATCGTGGGCGTGCCCGCGGCTGCCGCCCTGGGCGCCCAGTTCGGCTGGCGGACCGCCTACGGCATGGTCGCCCTGATCGGGATGCTCACGCTCGTGGCCGTGTTCGTCCTCGTCCCGCGCAGCAAGCCGGGGCTGGCGCCGTCCATCCGCGGGGAACTCCGCACGCTCAAGCGCCCCCAGGTCATCCTCACCCTCGTGGCAGGTTCCATCGGCTTCGGCGGGATGTTCGCCGTCTACACCTTCATTTCGCCGACGATGACCGACCTCACCGGGTTGCCCGAGTCCGCCGTGCCCTGGGTGCTCGTCTGCTACGGCGTCGGCATGACCCTCGGCTCACTCATCGCCGGACCACTCGTGGACCGCTCGATCGAGAAGTCCGCCCTGCTCGGCGTTGCCAGTCTGGGGCTGGTCCTGTTGGTCTTCGCCGCGCTGGCGCACGTCCCCGCCATTGCCATCGCCTGTGTGCTGCTGCTCGGAGTCGCCGGATCCCTCTTCACCACCGCCCTGCAGGTGCGCCTGCTGCGCGAGAGCGGCGATGCCCCTTCGGTCAGCGCGGCCATGAACCATGCCGCGTTCAACTTCGCCAACGCCCTGGGCGCCTTCCTCGGTGCCGTGGTGGTGGACGCCGGGCTCGGGTACCGCTCGCCGGCGTTGCTCGGCACCGTCCTGACCGTGGTGGGCCTTGCCGTCATGATCGTGGCGGTAGTGACGCGCCGCCGCGCTCAGACCGGGGCCGCGCTGTCACCTGTGCAATAG
- a CDS encoding Maf family protein, translating into MSGQTDAGANALPATEQTEQQAHDGGTPVPRLVLASASPARARILEAAGLPFAVVVSDVDEDAIAAAHPLASPAETAQLLARAKSEDVAGHPKASGALVIGCDSVFELDGVAYGKPWEPEVAIERWRAQSGRTGELHTGHWVVDNRDITSRDDGAPLARPATGALSSAMVRFADVDEEEIAAYVATGEPLQCAGAFTIDGRGAAFVTAVEGDPNAVIGLSVSTLRSLLTEFGVSLASLWEARNA; encoded by the coding sequence ATGAGCGGCCAGACGGATGCGGGAGCGAACGCCCTGCCTGCCACCGAACAGACCGAACAGCAGGCCCACGACGGCGGCACACCGGTGCCGCGGCTGGTGCTGGCCTCGGCCTCGCCGGCCCGGGCTCGGATCCTCGAGGCCGCCGGCCTCCCCTTCGCCGTGGTGGTCTCGGATGTGGACGAGGACGCGATCGCTGCGGCCCATCCGCTGGCCAGTCCCGCCGAGACCGCCCAACTGCTGGCCCGGGCCAAGTCCGAGGACGTCGCCGGGCACCCCAAAGCGTCGGGCGCCCTGGTGATCGGCTGCGACTCGGTGTTCGAGCTGGACGGCGTGGCCTACGGCAAGCCCTGGGAACCCGAGGTCGCCATAGAGCGCTGGCGGGCGCAGTCCGGACGTACTGGAGAACTGCACACCGGCCACTGGGTCGTGGACAACCGTGACATCACCAGCCGTGATGACGGTGCCCCGCTCGCGCGGCCGGCGACCGGGGCGCTCTCGAGCGCCATGGTGAGGTTCGCCGACGTGGACGAGGAGGAGATCGCCGCGTACGTGGCCACGGGTGAGCCCCTGCAGTGCGCCGGGGCCTTCACGATCGATGGTCGCGGAGCAGCCTTCGTCACCGCGGTGGAGGGGGACCCGAATGCTGTGATCGGCCTGTCCGTCTCCACCCTGCGCAGTCTGTTGACGGAGTTCGGGGTGTCCCTGGCGTCCCTGTGGGAGGCCAGGAACGCCTGA
- a CDS encoding DUF885 domain-containing protein, whose amino-acid sequence MSEPTGHTPPHQQNPPGQNGRPRQLSAIDALANRYFADTLALHPEEATALGHPGHETEYSDYSPAGTAAQDELNRTLLEDLDCLTPADDVDRVTAAALHERVGLERRIHATGRTELNNLASPAQEIRNILDLMPMETEQDWANIAGRLANLPGALAGYAESLRASRDAGQVAAQRQVDIVIEQAEAHSAAGGFFPGLVERAAAAGVVPSALLTELETQARKAGTAYQGLADFLTLEVRDNAPERDAVGRDLYGLYSQEFLGAQIDLEETYAWGQEELARIIEAQQADAERIQPGATIEEARAVLNADPARRLQGTDALRGWMQGITDAALESMTRYFEIPAPMDRVECMIAPTQEGGVYYTGPSDDFSRPGRMWWSVPAGEDSFTTWQETTTVFHEGVPGHHLQIGTAMLARDELNDWRRNGLWTSGHGEGWALYAEKLMDEFGFLTDPGDHLGMLDAQRMRAARVVFDIGVHCGFEAPASEGGGVWTPEQGFAFLNKHLNDSPGQIRFEFVRYLGWPGQAPSYKIGQRIWEQIRAEHADRAAAQGREFDLKAFHTRALRLGSMGLDTLREAMA is encoded by the coding sequence ATGAGCGAACCCACCGGTCACACCCCGCCGCACCAGCAGAACCCGCCCGGTCAGAACGGCCGGCCCCGCCAGCTCTCCGCGATCGATGCGCTGGCCAACCGCTACTTCGCCGACACCCTCGCTCTGCACCCCGAGGAGGCCACTGCGCTCGGCCACCCGGGTCACGAGACGGAGTACTCGGACTACTCCCCCGCCGGAACGGCCGCCCAGGACGAGCTGAATCGGACCCTCTTGGAGGACCTCGACTGCCTCACTCCCGCCGACGACGTGGACCGCGTCACCGCCGCCGCGCTGCACGAGCGGGTGGGGCTGGAACGCCGGATCCACGCCACCGGCCGCACCGAGCTGAACAACCTGGCCTCCCCGGCCCAGGAGATCCGCAACATCCTGGACCTGATGCCGATGGAGACCGAGCAGGATTGGGCCAACATCGCCGGCCGGCTGGCCAACCTGCCCGGTGCCCTGGCGGGATACGCCGAGTCCTTGCGGGCATCGCGCGACGCCGGCCAGGTCGCCGCCCAGCGCCAGGTCGACATCGTCATCGAGCAGGCGGAGGCCCACTCCGCCGCCGGGGGCTTCTTCCCGGGGCTGGTCGAGCGCGCGGCCGCGGCCGGCGTCGTGCCCTCCGCCCTGCTCACCGAGCTGGAGACCCAGGCGCGCAAGGCCGGGACCGCCTACCAGGGTCTGGCGGACTTCCTGACGTTGGAGGTGCGGGACAATGCGCCGGAACGGGACGCCGTCGGGCGGGACCTCTACGGGCTGTACTCGCAGGAGTTCCTGGGCGCCCAGATTGACTTGGAGGAGACGTACGCGTGGGGGCAGGAGGAGCTCGCGCGGATCATCGAGGCCCAGCAGGCCGACGCCGAACGGATCCAACCCGGCGCCACCATCGAGGAGGCCCGCGCAGTGTTGAACGCGGACCCGGCCCGCCGGTTGCAGGGCACCGACGCACTGCGGGGCTGGATGCAGGGCATCACCGACGCGGCGCTCGAGTCCATGACCCGTTACTTCGAGATCCCCGCACCGATGGACCGGGTCGAGTGCATGATCGCCCCTACTCAGGAGGGCGGCGTCTACTACACGGGCCCCTCGGACGACTTCTCCCGGCCCGGCCGTATGTGGTGGTCCGTGCCCGCCGGGGAGGACTCCTTCACCACGTGGCAGGAGACCACCACCGTCTTCCACGAGGGTGTGCCGGGCCACCACCTGCAGATCGGCACGGCCATGCTGGCCCGGGACGAGTTGAACGACTGGCGGCGCAACGGGCTGTGGACCTCCGGGCACGGCGAGGGCTGGGCCCTGTACGCCGAGAAGCTCATGGACGAGTTCGGCTTCCTCACGGATCCGGGTGACCACCTCGGCATGCTGGATGCCCAGCGGATGCGTGCCGCCCGTGTGGTGTTCGACATCGGCGTGCACTGCGGATTCGAGGCTCCGGCGTCCGAGGGCGGCGGCGTATGGACTCCGGAGCAGGGATTCGCGTTCTTGAACAAGCACCTCAACGATTCCCCCGGACAGATCCGGTTCGAATTCGTCCGGTACCTCGGCTGGCCGGGGCAGGCGCCCTCATACAAGATCGGTCAGCGCATCTGGGAGCAGATCCGCGCCGAACACGCCGACCGCGCCGCGGCCCAGGGCCGCGAGTTCGACCTCAAGGCCTTCCACACCCGGGCCCTGCGCCTGGGCTCCATGGGGCTGGACACTCTGCGCGAGGCGATGGCATGA
- a CDS encoding GyrI-like domain-containing protein, with product MNDKVDYKKSLDAYQAKRHQFRIVDVPDTRYLMIDGHGDPNTSPAYAEALRALYPVAYKLKFASKRDLGRDYVVMPLEGLWWAEDMDSFTASRDKSRWDWSMMIMVPEWTDQQMFDTAIEQAGARDRPDRLGDVRLETLSEGRCVQTLHVGSFDDEAEVLARMHHEFIPDKGLCMVGKHHEIYLSDPRKVAPEKLRTILRQPVTAES from the coding sequence ATGAACGACAAGGTTGACTACAAGAAGAGCCTCGACGCCTACCAGGCGAAACGGCACCAGTTTCGGATCGTGGATGTGCCAGACACGAGGTATCTCATGATCGATGGCCACGGTGATCCGAACACCTCCCCTGCCTACGCCGAGGCACTCAGGGCGCTCTATCCGGTGGCCTACAAGCTCAAGTTCGCTAGCAAACGCGACCTCGGACGAGACTACGTGGTCATGCCTCTGGAGGGTCTGTGGTGGGCCGAGGATATGGACTCCTTCACCGCTTCACGAGACAAATCCCGTTGGGACTGGTCGATGATGATCATGGTCCCCGAGTGGACCGACCAACAGATGTTCGACACGGCCATCGAGCAGGCCGGAGCCAGGGATCGCCCAGACCGCCTGGGCGACGTCCGTCTGGAAACACTGTCCGAGGGACGTTGCGTACAGACATTGCACGTCGGCTCGTTCGATGACGAGGCCGAGGTGCTGGCACGGATGCACCACGAGTTCATCCCCGACAAGGGTCTCTGCATGGTCGGCAAGCACCACGAGATCTACCTCAGCGACCCGCGCAAGGTCGCTCCTGAGAAGCTGCGCACGATCCTGAGACAACCGGTCACCGCCGAGAGCTGA
- a CDS encoding acyl-CoA carboxylase subunit epsilon has product MSGRDTLDHTENPNTTATGSTREAMMDTQHPTPETSQAPEPALLVKGNLDAEETAALTAVIHAVAAQAEQHRREGAGRTDRDRTLDRRRRLGLWARPGSGSWKHAAGQR; this is encoded by the coding sequence GTGAGCGGCCGGGACACCCTCGACCACACTGAGAACCCCAACACCACTGCGACTGGGTCAACCCGGGAGGCCATGATGGACACGCAGCACCCCACCCCTGAGACCAGCCAGGCGCCGGAGCCGGCACTACTCGTCAAGGGCAACCTCGATGCCGAGGAGACGGCCGCCCTGACCGCGGTCATCCACGCCGTGGCCGCCCAGGCCGAACAGCACCGGCGTGAGGGTGCCGGACGCACCGACCGGGACCGCACCCTGGACCGCCGGCGCCGCCTCGGACTGTGGGCCCGCCCCGGCTCCGGCTCCTGGAAACACGCCGCCGGACAGCGCTGA